In Haemorhous mexicanus isolate bHaeMex1 chromosome 6, bHaeMex1.pri, whole genome shotgun sequence, a single window of DNA contains:
- the STX3 gene encoding syntaxin-3 isoform X4: MKDRLEQLKAKQDADDEEELEIAVDNTAFMDEFFSEIEETRQNIDKISDNVEEAKKLYSIILSAPIPEQKTKDDLEQLTAEIKKMANSVRNKLKSMERNIEQDEARSSADLRIRKSQHSVLSRKFVDVMTKYNEAQVDFRERSKGRIQRQLEITGKNTTDEELEEMLESGNPSIFTSGIMDSQISKQALSEIEGRHKDIVRLESSIKELHDMFVDIAMLVENQPPTTPWWPGGDTGVSPSLRWCCPLSQPLSVPHAMRGAAVCPRDGVGCWIMQSRARGAEHRDDPVPGPEVPDAPDHPSDVISRRDPPWL, from the exons ATGAAGGACCGGCTGGAGCAGCTCAAGGCG AAGCAGGATGCGGAcgatgaggaggagctggagatcGCCGTGGACAACACGGCCTTCATGGATGAGTTCTTCTCGGAG ATTGAAGAGACCCGGCAGAACATCGACAAGATCTCGGACAATGTGGAGGAAGCCAAGAAGCTCTACAGCATCATCCTCTCAGcccccatcccagagcaga AGACCAAAGATGACCTGGAGCAGCTGACGGCAGAGATCAAGAAAATGGCCAACAGCGTCCGTAACAAGCTGAAGA GCATGGAGAGGAACATCGAGCAGGACGAGGCACGATCCTCTGCCGACCTCCGGATACGCAAgtcccag cactcgGTCCTGTCCCGCAAGTTCGTGGATGTCATGACCAAGTACAACGAGGCGCAGGTGGATTTCCGGGAGCGGAGCAAGGGCCGGATCCAGCGCCAGCTGGAAATCA CCGGCAAGAACACGACAGacgaggagctggaggagatgcTGGAGAGTGGGAACCCCTCCATCTTCACCTCAGGA aTCATGGACTCGCAGATCTCGAAGCAGGCGCTGAGCGAGATCGAGGGGCGGCACAAGGACATCGTGCgcctggagagcagcatcaAGGAGCTCCACGACATGTTCGTGGACATTGCCATGCTGGTGGAGAATCAG CCACCCACCACCCCGTGGTGgcctggaggggacacaggagtgTCCCCCAGCCTGCGGTGGTGCTGTCCCCTCTCTcagcccctctctgtcccccatGCCATGCGAGGAGCCGCCGTGTGCCCCAGGGATGG GGTGGGCTGCTGGATAATGCAGAGCCGAGCACgtggagcagagcacagagatgATCCAGTGCCAGGGCCAGAAGTGCCAG acGCTCCCGACCATCCCAGCGATGTCATCTCCCGGCGGGATCCTCCCTGGCTCTGA
- the STX3 gene encoding syntaxin-3 isoform X3 has product MKDRLEQLKAKQDADDEEELEIAVDNTAFMDEFFSEIEETRQNIDKISDNVEEAKKLYSIILSAPIPEQKTKDDLEQLTAEIKKMANSVRNKLKSMERNIEQDEARSSADLRIRKSQHSVLSRKFVDVMTKYNEAQVDFRERSKGRIQRQLEITGKNTTDEELEEMLESGNPSIFTSGIMDSQISKQALSEIEGRHKDIVRLESSIKELHDMFVDIAMLVENQPAVVLSPLSAPLCPPCHARSRRVPQGWVSTCVCECAMCCGAVSPCSHCVTCPFSPRVGCWIMQSRARGAEHRDDPVPGPEVPDAPDHPSDVISRRDPPWL; this is encoded by the exons ATGAAGGACCGGCTGGAGCAGCTCAAGGCG AAGCAGGATGCGGAcgatgaggaggagctggagatcGCCGTGGACAACACGGCCTTCATGGATGAGTTCTTCTCGGAG ATTGAAGAGACCCGGCAGAACATCGACAAGATCTCGGACAATGTGGAGGAAGCCAAGAAGCTCTACAGCATCATCCTCTCAGcccccatcccagagcaga AGACCAAAGATGACCTGGAGCAGCTGACGGCAGAGATCAAGAAAATGGCCAACAGCGTCCGTAACAAGCTGAAGA GCATGGAGAGGAACATCGAGCAGGACGAGGCACGATCCTCTGCCGACCTCCGGATACGCAAgtcccag cactcgGTCCTGTCCCGCAAGTTCGTGGATGTCATGACCAAGTACAACGAGGCGCAGGTGGATTTCCGGGAGCGGAGCAAGGGCCGGATCCAGCGCCAGCTGGAAATCA CCGGCAAGAACACGACAGacgaggagctggaggagatgcTGGAGAGTGGGAACCCCTCCATCTTCACCTCAGGA aTCATGGACTCGCAGATCTCGAAGCAGGCGCTGAGCGAGATCGAGGGGCGGCACAAGGACATCGTGCgcctggagagcagcatcaAGGAGCTCCACGACATGTTCGTGGACATTGCCATGCTGGTGGAGAATCAG CCTGCGGTGGTGCTGTCCCCTCTCTcagcccctctctgtcccccatGCCATGCGAGGAGCCGCCGTGTGCCCCAGGGATGGGTGAGTACCTGTGTGTGCGAGTGTGCcatgtgctgtggggctgtgtcaCCGTGCTCccactgtgtcacctgtcccttcTCCCCCAGGGTGGGCTGCTGGATAATGCAGAGCCGAGCACgtggagcagagcacagagatgATCCAGTGCCAGGGCCAGAAGTGCCAG acGCTCCCGACCATCCCAGCGATGTCATCTCCCGGCGGGATCCTCCCTGGCTCTGA
- the STX3 gene encoding syntaxin-3 isoform X1, translated as MKDRLEQLKAKQDADDEEELEIAVDNTAFMDEFFSEIEETRQNIDKISDNVEEAKKLYSIILSAPIPEQKTKDDLEQLTAEIKKMANSVRNKLKSMERNIEQDEARSSADLRIRKSQHSVLSRKFVDVMTKYNEAQVDFRERSKGRIQRQLEITGKNTTDEELEEMLESGNPSIFTSGIMDSQISKQALSEIEGRHKDIVRLESSIKELHDMFVDIAMLVENQGAMIDRIENNMDQSVGFVERAVADTKKAVKYQSEARRTLPTIPAMSSPGGILPGSDPGPLLSLLLPDLLLPALRVPVPAAGSTTAAFPTHPADPWDLPLMSPWNGTGFHPGDAARGDKDTNPRAGRSPARASRWNEGGNGDRTRGLVAPAWFVVTVL; from the exons ATGAAGGACCGGCTGGAGCAGCTCAAGGCG AAGCAGGATGCGGAcgatgaggaggagctggagatcGCCGTGGACAACACGGCCTTCATGGATGAGTTCTTCTCGGAG ATTGAAGAGACCCGGCAGAACATCGACAAGATCTCGGACAATGTGGAGGAAGCCAAGAAGCTCTACAGCATCATCCTCTCAGcccccatcccagagcaga AGACCAAAGATGACCTGGAGCAGCTGACGGCAGAGATCAAGAAAATGGCCAACAGCGTCCGTAACAAGCTGAAGA GCATGGAGAGGAACATCGAGCAGGACGAGGCACGATCCTCTGCCGACCTCCGGATACGCAAgtcccag cactcgGTCCTGTCCCGCAAGTTCGTGGATGTCATGACCAAGTACAACGAGGCGCAGGTGGATTTCCGGGAGCGGAGCAAGGGCCGGATCCAGCGCCAGCTGGAAATCA CCGGCAAGAACACGACAGacgaggagctggaggagatgcTGGAGAGTGGGAACCCCTCCATCTTCACCTCAGGA aTCATGGACTCGCAGATCTCGAAGCAGGCGCTGAGCGAGATCGAGGGGCGGCACAAGGACATCGTGCgcctggagagcagcatcaAGGAGCTCCACGACATGTTCGTGGACATTGCCATGCTGGTGGAGAATCAG GGAGCCATGATCGACCGCATAGAGAACAACATGGACCAGTCCGTGGGATTCGTGGAACGGGCTGTGGCTGACACCAAAAAGGCTGTGAAGTACCAAAGTGAGGCCAGGAGG acGCTCCCGACCATCCCAGCGATGTCATCTCCCGGCGGGATCCTCCCTGGCTCTGATCCTGgacccctcctctccctgctcctcccggacctgctgctcccagccctccgTGTCCCGGTTCCCGCCGCTGGCTCCACCACCGCCGCCTTTCCCACCCATCCTGCTGATCCCTGGGATCTGCCCCTCATGTCCCCATGGAACGGGACAGGATTCCATCCTGGGGACGCAGCGAGGGGTGACAAGGACACAAATCCGAGGGCTGGACGCTCACCCGCGCGGGCATCCCGGTGGAACGAGGGCgggaatggggacaggacaCGAGGTTTAGTGGCACCAGCGTGGTTTGTTGTCACCGTGCTGTGA
- the STX3 gene encoding syntaxin-3 isoform X7: MKDRLEQLKAKQDADDEEELEIAVDNTAFMDEFFSEIEETRQNIDKISDNVEEAKKLYSIILSAPIPEQKTKDDLEQLTAEIKKMANSVRNKLKSMERNIEQDEARSSADLRIRKSQHSVLSRKFVDVMTKYNEAQVDFRERSKGRIQRQLEITGKNTTDEELEEMLESGNPSIFTSGIMDSQISKQALSEIEGRHKDIVRLESSIKELHDMFVDIAMLVENQGAMIDRIENNMDQSVGFVERAVADTKKAVKYQSEARRKKIMIMLCCIILAIILASSIASIFA; this comes from the exons ATGAAGGACCGGCTGGAGCAGCTCAAGGCG AAGCAGGATGCGGAcgatgaggaggagctggagatcGCCGTGGACAACACGGCCTTCATGGATGAGTTCTTCTCGGAG ATTGAAGAGACCCGGCAGAACATCGACAAGATCTCGGACAATGTGGAGGAAGCCAAGAAGCTCTACAGCATCATCCTCTCAGcccccatcccagagcaga AGACCAAAGATGACCTGGAGCAGCTGACGGCAGAGATCAAGAAAATGGCCAACAGCGTCCGTAACAAGCTGAAGA GCATGGAGAGGAACATCGAGCAGGACGAGGCACGATCCTCTGCCGACCTCCGGATACGCAAgtcccag cactcgGTCCTGTCCCGCAAGTTCGTGGATGTCATGACCAAGTACAACGAGGCGCAGGTGGATTTCCGGGAGCGGAGCAAGGGCCGGATCCAGCGCCAGCTGGAAATCA CCGGCAAGAACACGACAGacgaggagctggaggagatgcTGGAGAGTGGGAACCCCTCCATCTTCACCTCAGGA aTCATGGACTCGCAGATCTCGAAGCAGGCGCTGAGCGAGATCGAGGGGCGGCACAAGGACATCGTGCgcctggagagcagcatcaAGGAGCTCCACGACATGTTCGTGGACATTGCCATGCTGGTGGAGAATCAG GGAGCCATGATCGACCGCATAGAGAACAACATGGACCAGTCCGTGGGATTCGTGGAACGGGCTGTGGCTGACACCAAAAAGGCTGTGAAGTACCAAAGTGAGGCCAGGAGG AAGAAGATCATGATCATGTTGTGCTGCATCATCCTCGCCATCATCCTGGCATCCAGCATCGCGAGCATCTTCGCCTGA
- the STX3 gene encoding syntaxin-3 isoform X2, with protein sequence MKDRLEQLKAKQDADDEEELEIAVDNTAFMDEFFSEIEETRQNIDKISDNVEEAKKLYSIILSAPIPEQKTKDDLEQLTAEIKKMANSVRNKLKSMERNIEQDEARSSADLRIRKSQHSVLSRKFVDVMTKYNEAQVDFRERSKGRIQRQLEITGKNTTDEELEEMLESGNPSIFTSGIMDSQISKQALSEIEGRHKDIVRLESSIKELHDMFVDIAMLVENQGAMIDRIENNMDQSVGFVERAVADTKKAVKYQSEARRDRCHHPQLPAVPPEAADFGGSGRALAGDSCPHHWTLGGAEHEIAPGAGVYAPDHPSDVISRRDPPWL encoded by the exons ATGAAGGACCGGCTGGAGCAGCTCAAGGCG AAGCAGGATGCGGAcgatgaggaggagctggagatcGCCGTGGACAACACGGCCTTCATGGATGAGTTCTTCTCGGAG ATTGAAGAGACCCGGCAGAACATCGACAAGATCTCGGACAATGTGGAGGAAGCCAAGAAGCTCTACAGCATCATCCTCTCAGcccccatcccagagcaga AGACCAAAGATGACCTGGAGCAGCTGACGGCAGAGATCAAGAAAATGGCCAACAGCGTCCGTAACAAGCTGAAGA GCATGGAGAGGAACATCGAGCAGGACGAGGCACGATCCTCTGCCGACCTCCGGATACGCAAgtcccag cactcgGTCCTGTCCCGCAAGTTCGTGGATGTCATGACCAAGTACAACGAGGCGCAGGTGGATTTCCGGGAGCGGAGCAAGGGCCGGATCCAGCGCCAGCTGGAAATCA CCGGCAAGAACACGACAGacgaggagctggaggagatgcTGGAGAGTGGGAACCCCTCCATCTTCACCTCAGGA aTCATGGACTCGCAGATCTCGAAGCAGGCGCTGAGCGAGATCGAGGGGCGGCACAAGGACATCGTGCgcctggagagcagcatcaAGGAGCTCCACGACATGTTCGTGGACATTGCCATGCTGGTGGAGAATCAG GGAGCCATGATCGACCGCATAGAGAACAACATGGACCAGTCCGTGGGATTCGTGGAACGGGCTGTGGCTGACACCAAAAAGGCTGTGAAGTACCAAAGTGAGGCCAGGAGG GACAGGTGTCACCATCCCCAACTCCCCGCTGTTCCCCCAGAAGCTGCTGACTTTGGTGGCAGTGGCCGTGCTCTTGCTGGGGACAGTTGCCCTCATCATTGGACTCTCGGTGGGGCTGAACATGAAATAGCCCCTGGGGCGGGGGTCT acGCTCCCGACCATCCCAGCGATGTCATCTCCCGGCGGGATCCTCCCTGGCTCTGA
- the STX3 gene encoding syntaxin-3 isoform X5, translating to MKDRLEQLKAKQDADDEEELEIAVDNTAFMDEFFSEIEETRQNIDKISDNVEEAKKLYSIILSAPIPEQKTKDDLEQLTAEIKKMANSVRNKLKSMERNIEQDEARSSADLRIRKSQHSVLSRKFVDVMTKYNEAQVDFRERSKGRIQRQLEITGKNTTDEELEEMLESGNPSIFTSGIMDSQISKQALSEIEGRHKDIVRLESSIKELHDMFVDIAMLVENQGAMIDRIENNMDQSVGFVERAVADTKKAVKYQSEARRKLLTLVAVAVLLLGTVALIIGLSVGLNMK from the exons ATGAAGGACCGGCTGGAGCAGCTCAAGGCG AAGCAGGATGCGGAcgatgaggaggagctggagatcGCCGTGGACAACACGGCCTTCATGGATGAGTTCTTCTCGGAG ATTGAAGAGACCCGGCAGAACATCGACAAGATCTCGGACAATGTGGAGGAAGCCAAGAAGCTCTACAGCATCATCCTCTCAGcccccatcccagagcaga AGACCAAAGATGACCTGGAGCAGCTGACGGCAGAGATCAAGAAAATGGCCAACAGCGTCCGTAACAAGCTGAAGA GCATGGAGAGGAACATCGAGCAGGACGAGGCACGATCCTCTGCCGACCTCCGGATACGCAAgtcccag cactcgGTCCTGTCCCGCAAGTTCGTGGATGTCATGACCAAGTACAACGAGGCGCAGGTGGATTTCCGGGAGCGGAGCAAGGGCCGGATCCAGCGCCAGCTGGAAATCA CCGGCAAGAACACGACAGacgaggagctggaggagatgcTGGAGAGTGGGAACCCCTCCATCTTCACCTCAGGA aTCATGGACTCGCAGATCTCGAAGCAGGCGCTGAGCGAGATCGAGGGGCGGCACAAGGACATCGTGCgcctggagagcagcatcaAGGAGCTCCACGACATGTTCGTGGACATTGCCATGCTGGTGGAGAATCAG GGAGCCATGATCGACCGCATAGAGAACAACATGGACCAGTCCGTGGGATTCGTGGAACGGGCTGTGGCTGACACCAAAAAGGCTGTGAAGTACCAAAGTGAGGCCAGGAGG AAGCTGCTGACTTTGGTGGCAGTGGCCGTGCTCTTGCTGGGGACAGTTGCCCTCATCATTGGACTCTCGGTGGGGCTGAACATGAAATAG
- the STX3 gene encoding syntaxin-3 isoform X6, which produces MKDRLEQLKAKQDADDEEELEIAVDNTAFMDEFFSEIEETRQNIDKISDNVEEAKKLYSIILSAPIPEQKTKDDLEQLTAEIKKMANSVRNKLKSMERNIEQDEARSSADLRIRKSQHSVLSRKFVDVMTKYNEAQVDFRERSKGRIQRQLEITGKNTTDEELEEMLESGNPSIFTSGIMDSQISKQALSEIEGRHKDIVRLESSIKELHDMFVDIAMLVENQGAMIDRIENNMDQSVGFVERAVADTKKAVKYQSEARRLLTLVAVAVLLLGTVALIIGLSVGLNMK; this is translated from the exons ATGAAGGACCGGCTGGAGCAGCTCAAGGCG AAGCAGGATGCGGAcgatgaggaggagctggagatcGCCGTGGACAACACGGCCTTCATGGATGAGTTCTTCTCGGAG ATTGAAGAGACCCGGCAGAACATCGACAAGATCTCGGACAATGTGGAGGAAGCCAAGAAGCTCTACAGCATCATCCTCTCAGcccccatcccagagcaga AGACCAAAGATGACCTGGAGCAGCTGACGGCAGAGATCAAGAAAATGGCCAACAGCGTCCGTAACAAGCTGAAGA GCATGGAGAGGAACATCGAGCAGGACGAGGCACGATCCTCTGCCGACCTCCGGATACGCAAgtcccag cactcgGTCCTGTCCCGCAAGTTCGTGGATGTCATGACCAAGTACAACGAGGCGCAGGTGGATTTCCGGGAGCGGAGCAAGGGCCGGATCCAGCGCCAGCTGGAAATCA CCGGCAAGAACACGACAGacgaggagctggaggagatgcTGGAGAGTGGGAACCCCTCCATCTTCACCTCAGGA aTCATGGACTCGCAGATCTCGAAGCAGGCGCTGAGCGAGATCGAGGGGCGGCACAAGGACATCGTGCgcctggagagcagcatcaAGGAGCTCCACGACATGTTCGTGGACATTGCCATGCTGGTGGAGAATCAG GGAGCCATGATCGACCGCATAGAGAACAACATGGACCAGTCCGTGGGATTCGTGGAACGGGCTGTGGCTGACACCAAAAAGGCTGTGAAGTACCAAAGTGAGGCCAGGAGG CTGCTGACTTTGGTGGCAGTGGCCGTGCTCTTGCTGGGGACAGTTGCCCTCATCATTGGACTCTCGGTGGGGCTGAACATGAAATAG
- the STX3 gene encoding syntaxin-3 isoform X10, whose translation MKDRLEQLKAKQDADDEEELEIAVDNTAFMDEFFSEIEETRQNIDKISDNVEEAKKLYSIILSAPIPEQKTKDDLEQLTAEIKKMANSVRNKLKSMERNIEQDEARSSADLRIRKSQHSVLSRKFVDVMTKYNEAQVDFRERSKGRIQRQLEITGKNTTDEELEEMLESGNPSIFTSGIMDSQISKQALSEIEGRHKDIVRLESSIKELHDMFVDIAMLVENQPAVVLSPLSAPLCPPCHARSRRVPQGWGGLLDNAEPSTWSRAQR comes from the exons ATGAAGGACCGGCTGGAGCAGCTCAAGGCG AAGCAGGATGCGGAcgatgaggaggagctggagatcGCCGTGGACAACACGGCCTTCATGGATGAGTTCTTCTCGGAG ATTGAAGAGACCCGGCAGAACATCGACAAGATCTCGGACAATGTGGAGGAAGCCAAGAAGCTCTACAGCATCATCCTCTCAGcccccatcccagagcaga AGACCAAAGATGACCTGGAGCAGCTGACGGCAGAGATCAAGAAAATGGCCAACAGCGTCCGTAACAAGCTGAAGA GCATGGAGAGGAACATCGAGCAGGACGAGGCACGATCCTCTGCCGACCTCCGGATACGCAAgtcccag cactcgGTCCTGTCCCGCAAGTTCGTGGATGTCATGACCAAGTACAACGAGGCGCAGGTGGATTTCCGGGAGCGGAGCAAGGGCCGGATCCAGCGCCAGCTGGAAATCA CCGGCAAGAACACGACAGacgaggagctggaggagatgcTGGAGAGTGGGAACCCCTCCATCTTCACCTCAGGA aTCATGGACTCGCAGATCTCGAAGCAGGCGCTGAGCGAGATCGAGGGGCGGCACAAGGACATCGTGCgcctggagagcagcatcaAGGAGCTCCACGACATGTTCGTGGACATTGCCATGCTGGTGGAGAATCAG CCTGCGGTGGTGCTGTCCCCTCTCTcagcccctctctgtcccccatGCCATGCGAGGAGCCGCCGTGTGCCCCAGGGATGG GGTGGGCTGCTGGATAATGCAGAGCCGAGCACgtggagcagagcacagagatgA
- the STX3 gene encoding syntaxin-3 isoform X9 → MKDRLEQLKAKQDADDEEELEIAVDNTAFMDEFFSEIEETRQNIDKISDNVEEAKKLYSIILSAPIPEQKTKDDLEQLTAEIKKMANSVRNKLKSMERNIEQDEARSSADLRIRKSQHSVLSRKFVDVMTKYNEAQVDFRERSKGRIQRQLEITGKNTTDEELEEMLESGNPSIFTSGIMDSQISKQALSEIEGRHKDIVRLESSIKELHDMFVDIAMLVENQEPPCAPGMGEYLCVRVCHVLWGCVTVLPLCHLSLLPQGGLLDNAEPSTWSRAQR, encoded by the exons ATGAAGGACCGGCTGGAGCAGCTCAAGGCG AAGCAGGATGCGGAcgatgaggaggagctggagatcGCCGTGGACAACACGGCCTTCATGGATGAGTTCTTCTCGGAG ATTGAAGAGACCCGGCAGAACATCGACAAGATCTCGGACAATGTGGAGGAAGCCAAGAAGCTCTACAGCATCATCCTCTCAGcccccatcccagagcaga AGACCAAAGATGACCTGGAGCAGCTGACGGCAGAGATCAAGAAAATGGCCAACAGCGTCCGTAACAAGCTGAAGA GCATGGAGAGGAACATCGAGCAGGACGAGGCACGATCCTCTGCCGACCTCCGGATACGCAAgtcccag cactcgGTCCTGTCCCGCAAGTTCGTGGATGTCATGACCAAGTACAACGAGGCGCAGGTGGATTTCCGGGAGCGGAGCAAGGGCCGGATCCAGCGCCAGCTGGAAATCA CCGGCAAGAACACGACAGacgaggagctggaggagatgcTGGAGAGTGGGAACCCCTCCATCTTCACCTCAGGA aTCATGGACTCGCAGATCTCGAAGCAGGCGCTGAGCGAGATCGAGGGGCGGCACAAGGACATCGTGCgcctggagagcagcatcaAGGAGCTCCACGACATGTTCGTGGACATTGCCATGCTGGTGGAGAATCAG GAGCCGCCGTGTGCCCCAGGGATGGGTGAGTACCTGTGTGTGCGAGTGTGCcatgtgctgtggggctgtgtcaCCGTGCTCccactgtgtcacctgtcccttcTCCCCCAGGGTGGGCTGCTGGATAATGCAGAGCCGAGCACgtggagcagagcacagagatgA
- the STX3 gene encoding syntaxin-3 isoform X11 → MKDRLEQLKAKQDADDEEELEIAVDNTAFMDEFFSEIEETRQNIDKISDNVEEAKKLYSIILSAPIPEQKTKDDLEQLTAEIKKMANSVRNKLKSMERNIEQDEARSSADLRIRKSQHSVLSRKFVDVMTKYNEAQVDFRERSKGRIQRQLEITGKNTTDEELEEMLESGNPSIFTSGIMDSQISKQALSEIEGRHKDIVRLESSIKELHDMFVDIAMLVENQVQGHAGTWPWGHGDTKGPSCGDTGTRRDLIMGTQR, encoded by the exons ATGAAGGACCGGCTGGAGCAGCTCAAGGCG AAGCAGGATGCGGAcgatgaggaggagctggagatcGCCGTGGACAACACGGCCTTCATGGATGAGTTCTTCTCGGAG ATTGAAGAGACCCGGCAGAACATCGACAAGATCTCGGACAATGTGGAGGAAGCCAAGAAGCTCTACAGCATCATCCTCTCAGcccccatcccagagcaga AGACCAAAGATGACCTGGAGCAGCTGACGGCAGAGATCAAGAAAATGGCCAACAGCGTCCGTAACAAGCTGAAGA GCATGGAGAGGAACATCGAGCAGGACGAGGCACGATCCTCTGCCGACCTCCGGATACGCAAgtcccag cactcgGTCCTGTCCCGCAAGTTCGTGGATGTCATGACCAAGTACAACGAGGCGCAGGTGGATTTCCGGGAGCGGAGCAAGGGCCGGATCCAGCGCCAGCTGGAAATCA CCGGCAAGAACACGACAGacgaggagctggaggagatgcTGGAGAGTGGGAACCCCTCCATCTTCACCTCAGGA aTCATGGACTCGCAGATCTCGAAGCAGGCGCTGAGCGAGATCGAGGGGCGGCACAAGGACATCGTGCgcctggagagcagcatcaAGGAGCTCCACGACATGTTCGTGGACATTGCCATGCTGGTGGAGAATCAGGTACAGGGACATGCAGGGACCTGGCCATGGGGACACGG ggacacgaAGGGACCCAGCTGTGGGGATACAGGGACACGCAGGGACCTGATTATGGGGACACAGAGATGA
- the STX3 gene encoding syntaxin-3 isoform X8, which produces MKDRLEQLKAKQDADDEEELEIAVDNTAFMDEFFSEIEETRQNIDKISDNVEEAKKLYSIILSAPIPEQKTKDDLEQLTAEIKKMANSVRNKLKSMERNIEQDEARSSADLRIRKSQHSVLSRKFVDVMTKYNEAQVDFRERSKGRIQRQLEITGKNTTDEELEEMLESGNPSIFTSGIMDSQISKQALSEIEGRHKDIVRLESSIKELHDMFVDIAMLVENQPLSVPHAMRGAAVCPRDGVGCWIMQSRARGAEHRDDPVPGPEVPDAPDHPSDVISRRDPPWL; this is translated from the exons ATGAAGGACCGGCTGGAGCAGCTCAAGGCG AAGCAGGATGCGGAcgatgaggaggagctggagatcGCCGTGGACAACACGGCCTTCATGGATGAGTTCTTCTCGGAG ATTGAAGAGACCCGGCAGAACATCGACAAGATCTCGGACAATGTGGAGGAAGCCAAGAAGCTCTACAGCATCATCCTCTCAGcccccatcccagagcaga AGACCAAAGATGACCTGGAGCAGCTGACGGCAGAGATCAAGAAAATGGCCAACAGCGTCCGTAACAAGCTGAAGA GCATGGAGAGGAACATCGAGCAGGACGAGGCACGATCCTCTGCCGACCTCCGGATACGCAAgtcccag cactcgGTCCTGTCCCGCAAGTTCGTGGATGTCATGACCAAGTACAACGAGGCGCAGGTGGATTTCCGGGAGCGGAGCAAGGGCCGGATCCAGCGCCAGCTGGAAATCA CCGGCAAGAACACGACAGacgaggagctggaggagatgcTGGAGAGTGGGAACCCCTCCATCTTCACCTCAGGA aTCATGGACTCGCAGATCTCGAAGCAGGCGCTGAGCGAGATCGAGGGGCGGCACAAGGACATCGTGCgcctggagagcagcatcaAGGAGCTCCACGACATGTTCGTGGACATTGCCATGCTGGTGGAGAATCAG cccctctctgtcccccatGCCATGCGAGGAGCCGCCGTGTGCCCCAGGGATGG GGTGGGCTGCTGGATAATGCAGAGCCGAGCACgtggagcagagcacagagatgATCCAGTGCCAGGGCCAGAAGTGCCAG acGCTCCCGACCATCCCAGCGATGTCATCTCCCGGCGGGATCCTCCCTGGCTCTGA